From the genome of Gammaproteobacteria bacterium CG11_big_fil_rev_8_21_14_0_20_46_22:
GGGCTTTCTGAAACAGGTAACTACGTGTATAACCTCAATCCGAAGCAGTATTCGCGCGCGGTGTTAACCTTAGGCGAGGCCACGCCGGTGATGGTGAAATTGAACTTTAGTTCGCAGTCGACGGGGCATTATCAAGTCACACGTGCAAAGAAAACCTTATTCTCGGGTCAATTTACCTTAAAACAGGATTCATGATGACGGACGATACGCAGGATTCGCAGTCACAGTTACTTAATCAAGCCGCTAACAATGCGGCGCAAACGCTCGAGCCGAGTGATTTTGTGATCAAAATTAAAGGTCAGCTGATCACAGAGTTGCCGCAAGATTTATACATCCCACCTGAAGCCTTGGAAGTGTTTTTAGAAACCTTTCAAGGCCCTCTCGATTTATTGTTGTATCTAATCAAAAAACAAAACCTGGATATTCTCGATATCCCGATTGCTGACATTACAGAGCAGTACATGGGCTATGTGGAAATCATGAAGGCGATTAATCTTGAGCTTGCGGCCGAATATTTGGTGATGGCAGCGACGTTAGCCGAAATTAAATCACGCATGTTGTTGCCTAAAAGCCCGCACGATGAAGAAATGGAAGACGACCCGCGTGCTGAGTTGGTTCGACGTCTGCAAGAGTATGAGCGCTTTAAGCGTGCGGCTGAAGATTTGGATGCTTTGCCTCGCCAAGAGCGCGATATTTTTGTGGCCAACGCTGAGCCGGTTGAGTTAAGTGTGGTGAAAAAATTACCGCACATCGAGCTGAATGATATGTTGAAAGCCTTAAGGGCTGTGATGCGTCGAGCGGCCTTGCAAGCGCATCACCATGTTCAAATGGAGCCCTTGTCCATTCGTGAGCGGATGTCGACGATTCTTGATACTTTATCCCAGTCAAATTTCCGGGCGTTTACCTCGTTTTTCTCGAAAAAAGAAGGGCGTTTGGGTGTGGTGGTGACCTTCATTGCCATGCTTGAGCTGATGAAAGTGGGTATGATTGAGTTTGTACAGGCAGAGCCGTATGCGCCGATTCATTTGCGCAAACGAGAGCAGCTTGAGACGGATGCAAGCTTGTAGAAAATCATGTTATGATGTCGCACATTGAAGTTGTAAGGGTCACCTATGTCCTCTGAGCTGAATAAAATTATTGAAGGTGTTTTGTTCGCAGCCGATCGCCCGCTGGCGGTCGATGATATTTTGAACGTGTTTGAAGAGCAAGAGCGCCCAGAGCGTTCGGCAGTTAAAGCAGAGCTTGAGCAGCTGCTTGAGCATTATGCGGGGCGTGGTGTGGAGCTCAAAGAGCTGGCCAACGGCTATCAGTTTCAAACCCAGGCAGATTTATCGCCTTGGGTGAGTCGCCTTTGGGAAGAGCGTGCGCCGCGTTATTCCCGTGCTTTGTTAGAGACCTTGGCCTTGGTTGCGTATCGCCAGCCTATCACGCGCGGTGAAGTGGAAGAAATTCGCGGTGTGGCGGTGAGCACAAACATCATGCGCACCTTGATCGAGCGCGAGTGGGTGAAGGTGGTGGGGCACAAAGAAGTACCCGGTCGTCCGTCTTTATACGCCACAACCAAAGAGTTTTTGGATTACTTTAATTTAAAAAGCCTGCAAGATTTGCCTTCTTTAGCTGAAGTCGTTGACCTTGACGAGGCCGGTAAGAAACTAGAAGCCAGCTTGAAAGCAGAGCAGGAAGCCGCAGAGGCTGAAGCGTTGGCCGCGGCTGAGCTTGACGCCAAACCGGTTGATCCAGATCACCCTGAGTTTTCAGAGTCAGACTTCGGCGACGAAGAGGATGATATCGATATCGATGATGAAGCCTTGGCTGAGGCCATGAATTTTGCAAAAGCTTACGATGTCGATGCCATCATCAATCCTGAAGTCGACGAAGATGAGGGAAATGAAGCTGAGTCATCGGCTGACGATGATCAAGGTCATAATGAAAAAGCCACTTCAGAAGCCTGAGAAAATACAAAAAATCCTGGCTAGCCGTGGGATAGGCTCTCGCCGGCAAATTGAACAAATGATCATTGACGGTAAAATTCGCGTGAACGGCAAAGCGGCCACGCTCGGTGATCGCGCATCTTCTTGCGATCGCTTTGAGGTGAATGGTCAGCTTGTTAAGCTCGATGCAGATGAGGCGCCGGCCCAACTCATTATGTATCACAAACCTGCGGGTGAGATATGCACGCGCAGTGATCCGCAGGGCCGCCCCACCGTTTTTCACGCTTTACCCAAATTGCATCGTGGTCGCTGGATTAATGTTGGGCGACTCGATTTAAACACCTCGGGTTTGCTGCTATTTACGGACTCTGGCGAGTTAGCCAACCAGCTCATGCATCCAGGCGCGAATATTGAACGCGAATACGCGGTGCGTGTGTTTGGCGAGGTCGACGATGCTTGTTTATCCCGCTTGCTTAAGGGTGTTGAGCTAGAGGATGGATTGGCCAAGTTTGAGCGAGTGAGTCTTGCCGGTGGCAAAGGTAAAAACCAGTGGTTTAATGTCGTGCTCACGCGAGGTAAAAACCGCGAAGTTCGCCGCTTGTGGGAATCCCAAGGCTTGACGGTTAGCCGCTTGATTCGCATACGTTTTGGCAGCTTGCATTTACCGCGTGGCCTCAAGCCGGGTCGTTGGCAGTCTGTGTCGCTCGATCTCCTGGATGGCTTGCGGGGATCGTTATAAACCATTAAATTTTTAGCCATTTCTCTCTCCAAAGCTATTGGTTTATTGTTTTACCATTAACGGAAAATCTGTAAAGCCGATAAACACCGTTTGTCATCCCTTTGTTTCATTGGTGCTTGTAGTATATTCTAATGTTGATGGTGAATCTTGCGAAAAGGAATGTCTGCATGACAACAAATAAGCTAACCACTAACACTAAACAATCTGTTCAGTATCGACTGAAACTATTGCAAGTCAGTTGTGCCAGTTGTGTTAAAAGCATCGAAGCGGCTTTACAAGGCGTTGAGGGTATTGATGACGCTCAAGTTAATTTTGCTGCGCGCACGGTTTTTATCACAGGTCATGCCAAACCACACACTGTCATTAAAGCGATTCAAGCAGCGGGTTATCATGCCCTGCTGATTGAAGATGAGTATCAAGGCAGTGCTGGCGATCAAGCAGAAATAAAACACATGCGTCATTTGTTCTATAAAGCGCTCATCGCGGGTGTGATCGGTATCGCTTTATTTATTTTATCGTGGCTACCTTGGCAGCTCAGTTTAAACACGTTAATCGGTCAAATCATTTGGGGGATTTTGGGATTAATGACACTGCTTGTTATTTTGTATGCCGGTGGCCATTTATATCGTGGCGCTTGGAATGCCTTTTGGCAGCACTTAGCCACCATGGATACCTTAATCACGATCGGTACGGGTGCGGCCTGGGTGTATTCTATCGTCATTGTCATTTGGCCAACGCTAGTGCCTGAAAGTGCTCGCCATGTGTATTTTGAAGCGGCGCTCATTATTATTGCCTTAGTGGATTTAGGCGCCGCTTTAGAAATTCGAGCACGCGGTAAAACTTCTGAGGCGATTAAACGTTTAATTGGTTTACAAGCTAAAACCGCCCGCCGAGTTGATGCGCAAGGCAATGAACAAGACATACTGATTGAAGATTTACAGATCGATGATATTTTGCGCGTGCGTCCGGGTGAAAAAATTCCTGTTGATGGGGTTTTAACTGAAGGCCATTCTAGCATTGATGAATCGATGTTAACGGGTGAGCCCATGCCGGTAAATAAAAAAATGAATGATCTCGTTTTTGGCAGTACGATCAATAAAACAGGCAGCTTTTTAATGAAAGCGACGAAAGTCGGCAAAGACACCGTGCTGTCACAAATTATTCAGTTGGTGCAGCAGGCTCAAAGCACCAAGCCACCGATTGCCAAGCTCGCTGACAGTGTGTCCAGTTATTTTGTACCAACCGTATTAATTCTGGCAGTGATGACAGCAGTTGTTTGGTTTAATGTCGGCTTTGCTGCCGGTTTTGTTTTAGTGGCTAGCATGACGGTGCTGATTATTGCTTGCCCTTGTGCACTTGGCTTAGCGGCACCGATTTCTGTCATGGTTGGTATGGGTAAAGCGGCTGAGTATGGTGTGCTCATTCGTCATGGTGAAGCTCTGCAGCGTGCGAGTGAATTAACCACACTAATACTCGATAAAACCGGCACGATTACCAAAGGTCAACCGGAAGTCGTTAAGATTATCGCGACTCAATCTTTCGATGAAAGCACCTTGCTGCATTATGCCGCCAGCATTGAGCAAGCATCTGAGCACCCTTTAGCACAAGCGATTGTCGAGCACGCTAAAAAACAATCTGTTGTATTAAGCAAAGCCGATGACTTTAATGCCATTACCGGGCAAGGTGTTGCTGCTACGATTGGCGGTAAAGCCGTATTGTTGGGCAACCAGCGTTTAATGACGGAACATCAAGTGTCTATCGATCATTTGCTTGTCGAAAGTGATGAACTAGCCCGCTTAGGCCAAACACCAATGTTCATCGCCATTGATCAACAAGTGGCAGGTATCATTGCTGTGGCTGATCCTATCAAAGAAGATTCTAAAACTGCTATCCAGCAACTCCAAAAACTCGGCATTCAAGTGGTGATGATCACCGGCGACAACGAAAAAACGGCACATGCAGTGGCAAAACAAGTGGGTATAGAACAAGTGTTTGCTGAAGTATTACCTGAACACAAAGCCGATCATATTAGAAAATTGCAATCCAAACGCGCCGTCATTGGTATGGTCGGCGATGGGATTAATGATGCGCCAGCGCTTGCACAAGCCGATGTTGGTTTTGCTATTGGCGCAGGTACGGACGTTGCGATTGAAAGTGCGGATATCACCTTAATCAGCAATTCATTGCAAGGGGTTTTAAATGCCATTGCGGTGTCAAAAGCCACGTTACGCAACATTAAGCAAAACTTATTTGGCGCCTTTATTTATAACAGTATTGGCATCCCCATTGCAGCAGGCGTTCTCTATCCAGTCATTGGCTTGCTGTTAAGCCCGATGATTGCAGGCTTTGCGATGGCAGCCTCATCGCTTACGGTCGTTTCTAATGCCAATCGCTTGCGCTTTTTTAAAGTCAAAGGACAAAAACCATGATCAGTATTATCCTTTTTAACAGTATTGCTGCGCTCTTAATCATTTTGATCGTGGTTTGGTTTTGGTTAAGGTAATCGCTTGTTTTGTTAGCTTGGCTGCTTACTTTCATTGTAATGTCTCAGCACTTCCATTTTATTGGCAGTTTCTATGCCTGCGATAGGTAAGCTATCAGGATTTAGTAAGCCAATTTGCACCAAAACACTCGCTTGATCCCAATAAATATGTTCATGAGTCACTTTGCCTTGATCAAAGCCAACAATAACAATNNNNNNNNNNNNNNNNNNNNNNCGGGTGCAAAAAACTTGCCCGTGGGGATTAGGCTGCTATAAAACTGCTTAACGCCCTCTAACCCTTCGCCACCAATGCACGTAGGAATATTATTAATGTGCGGATCAGACGTCATGGTTGCCAAGGTTGTTTCTAAATCTTTATTAAGCTCGGCATTGACGTGTTGGTTAAAGGCATCCAATAGCGCCTGTTTGTTTGCGGAAAGTGTCATAGAGAAGTATCCTTACCATTCTTTGGTTTTTAGTATAACGAGCGCAAGTTTAAAC
Proteins encoded in this window:
- the scpB gene encoding SMC-Scp complex subunit ScpB, which translates into the protein MSSELNKIIEGVLFAADRPLAVDDILNVFEEQERPERSAVKAELEQLLEHYAGRGVELKELANGYQFQTQADLSPWVSRLWEERAPRYSRALLETLALVAYRQPITRGEVEEIRGVAVSTNIMRTLIEREWVKVVGHKEVPGRPSLYATTKEFLDYFNLKSLQDLPSLAEVVDLDEAGKKLEASLKAEQEAAEAEALAAAELDAKPVDPDHPEFSESDFGDEEDDIDIDDEALAEAMNFAKAYDVDAIINPEVDEDEGNEAESSADDDQGHNEKATSEA
- a CDS encoding segregation/condensation protein A gives rise to the protein MTDDTQDSQSQLLNQAANNAAQTLEPSDFVIKIKGQLITELPQDLYIPPEALEVFLETFQGPLDLLLYLIKKQNLDILDIPIADITEQYMGYVEIMKAINLELAAEYLVMAATLAEIKSRMLLPKSPHDEEMEDDPRAELVRRLQEYERFKRAAEDLDALPRQERDIFVANAEPVELSVVKKLPHIELNDMLKALRAVMRRAALQAHHHVQMEPLSIRERMSTILDTLSQSNFRAFTSFFSKKEGRLGVVVTFIAMLELMKVGMIEFVQAEPYAPIHLRKREQLETDASL
- a CDS encoding copper-translocating P-type ATPase, with protein sequence MTTNKLTTNTKQSVQYRLKLLQVSCASCVKSIEAALQGVEGIDDAQVNFAARTVFITGHAKPHTVIKAIQAAGYHALLIEDEYQGSAGDQAEIKHMRHLFYKALIAGVIGIALFILSWLPWQLSLNTLIGQIIWGILGLMTLLVILYAGGHLYRGAWNAFWQHLATMDTLITIGTGAAWVYSIVIVIWPTLVPESARHVYFEAALIIIALVDLGAALEIRARGKTSEAIKRLIGLQAKTARRVDAQGNEQDILIEDLQIDDILRVRPGEKIPVDGVLTEGHSSIDESMLTGEPMPVNKKMNDLVFGSTINKTGSFLMKATKVGKDTVLSQIIQLVQQAQSTKPPIAKLADSVSSYFVPTVLILAVMTAVVWFNVGFAAGFVLVASMTVLIIACPCALGLAAPISVMVGMGKAAEYGVLIRHGEALQRASELTTLILDKTGTITKGQPEVVKIIATQSFDESTLLHYAASIEQASEHPLAQAIVEHAKKQSVVLSKADDFNAITGQGVAATIGGKAVLLGNQRLMTEHQVSIDHLLVESDELARLGQTPMFIAIDQQVAGIIAVADPIKEDSKTAIQQLQKLGIQVVMITGDNEKTAHAVAKQVGIEQVFAEVLPEHKADHIRKLQSKRAVIGMVGDGINDAPALAQADVGFAIGAGTDVAIESADITLISNSLQGVLNAIAVSKATLRNIKQNLFGAFIYNSIGIPIAAGVLYPVIGLLLSPMIAGFAMAASSLTVVSNANRLRFFKVKGQKP
- a CDS encoding 23S rRNA pseudouridylate synthase B, translated to MKKPLQKPEKIQKILASRGIGSRRQIEQMIIDGKIRVNGKAATLGDRASSCDRFEVNGQLVKLDADEAPAQLIMYHKPAGEICTRSDPQGRPTVFHALPKLHRGRWINVGRLDLNTSGLLLFTDSGELANQLMHPGANIEREYAVRVFGEVDDACLSRLLKGVELEDGLAKFERVSLAGGKGKNQWFNVVLTRGKNREVRRLWESQGLTVSRLIRIRFGSLHLPRGLKPGRWQSVSLDLLDGLRGSL